The Agromyces mangrovi genome contains a region encoding:
- a CDS encoding ABC transporter family substrate-binding protein yields the protein MNIKRGAAGAAVIAAGALVLSGCSLPYESEVIEGTEITVSWNDIIDNFNSSSTSGNNIANSNVTYLTTSSFNYYDNSPELVQNTEFGSYEKTSDDPLTVEYTINDDVVWSDGTPLDEADMLLSWAYIFAGVTDEEGTPLFNYANPRADLASATPEIDDNKLVLVYDKPYVDWEVQFGIGSVAAHAAVQLAYPEIEDAQEAKDQLVEAIQNKDTEWLAPVAEAWEADFQSANTPESDLVKLSYGPYIVEDLVEEDYVTLVANEEFAWGPSPKYERITIRQIADPTAQVQSLQNGDVQVASGQPTPDVLQLVQETETADYHTSDEATYEHVDLTFNNGGPFDPATYGGDEETARMVRVAFLKTIPRNEILEKLIQPLNPNAVVRDSILQIPGSPMYDPIVEANGSAEYAEVDIEGAAALLEEAGVETPVEVKFWYPEGNERRAQEYELIATSAALAGFDVTDDSEPNWEFTDTAANPTNPHDAVIFAWASTSLALTGTDQYLGTGQPSNFGGYSNEVVDTRLSDLETELDEDEQIQIQIDVETELWNDGYGITIFQFPGLTAWDKGVEGIAPAPLAPYYFWNFWEWAPTDGATAE from the coding sequence GTGAACATCAAGCGTGGGGCGGCTGGCGCAGCCGTCATCGCCGCGGGAGCACTCGTGCTCTCGGGCTGCTCGCTGCCGTATGAGTCAGAGGTCATCGAGGGAACCGAGATCACGGTTTCCTGGAACGACATCATCGACAACTTCAACAGCAGCAGCACCTCGGGTAACAACATCGCGAACAGCAATGTGACCTACCTGACGACGTCGAGCTTCAACTACTACGACAACTCGCCCGAGCTGGTCCAGAACACGGAGTTCGGCTCGTACGAGAAGACCAGCGACGACCCGCTGACCGTCGAGTACACCATCAACGACGACGTCGTGTGGTCCGACGGCACGCCGCTCGACGAGGCCGACATGCTGCTGTCGTGGGCCTACATCTTCGCCGGCGTCACCGACGAGGAGGGCACGCCGCTCTTCAACTACGCGAACCCGCGTGCCGACCTCGCGAGCGCGACGCCCGAGATCGACGACAACAAGCTCGTGCTCGTCTACGACAAGCCCTACGTCGACTGGGAGGTGCAGTTCGGCATCGGTTCGGTCGCCGCGCACGCCGCCGTCCAGCTCGCGTACCCGGAGATCGAGGACGCGCAGGAGGCCAAGGACCAGCTGGTCGAGGCCATCCAGAACAAGGACACCGAGTGGCTCGCGCCGGTCGCCGAGGCGTGGGAGGCGGACTTCCAGTCGGCCAACACCCCCGAGTCCGACCTGGTGAAGCTCTCGTACGGTCCCTACATCGTCGAGGACCTCGTCGAGGAGGACTACGTCACCCTCGTCGCGAACGAGGAGTTCGCCTGGGGCCCCTCGCCCAAGTACGAGCGGATCACCATCCGCCAGATCGCGGACCCGACCGCTCAGGTGCAGTCGCTCCAGAACGGTGACGTCCAGGTCGCTTCGGGCCAGCCCACGCCGGACGTGCTGCAGCTCGTCCAGGAGACCGAGACCGCTGACTACCACACCAGCGACGAGGCCACCTACGAGCACGTCGACCTGACCTTCAACAACGGTGGTCCGTTCGACCCGGCGACCTACGGTGGCGACGAGGAGACCGCGCGCATGGTGCGTGTCGCGTTCCTCAAGACCATCCCGCGCAACGAGATCCTCGAGAAGCTCATCCAGCCGCTCAACCCGAACGCGGTCGTCCGCGACTCGATCCTCCAGATCCCCGGCTCGCCCATGTACGACCCGATCGTCGAGGCGAACGGCTCGGCCGAGTACGCCGAGGTCGACATCGAGGGCGCCGCGGCGCTGCTCGAGGAGGCCGGTGTCGAGACCCCGGTCGAGGTCAAGTTCTGGTACCCCGAGGGCAACGAGCGTCGCGCCCAGGAGTACGAGCTCATCGCCACGTCGGCTGCCCTCGCCGGCTTCGACGTGACCGACGACTCCGAGCCCAACTGGGAGTTCACCGACACCGCCGCGAACCCGACGAACCCGCACGACGCGGTGATCTTCGCCTGGGCGTCGACGAGCCTCGCGCTCACCGGCACCGACCAGTACCTCGGTACCGGGCAGCCCTCGAACTTCGGTGGCTACTCGAACGAGGTCGTGGACACGCGTCTGAGCGACCTCGAGACCGAGCTGGACGAGGACGAGCAGATCCAGATCCAGATCGACGTCGAGACCGAGCTCTGGAACGACGGCTACGGCATCACCATCTTCCAGTTCCCGGGTCTGACGGCATGGGACAAGGGCGTCGAGGGCATCGCCCCGGCTCCGCTCGCGCCGTACTACTTCTGGAACTTCTGGGAGTGGGCGCCGACTGACGGCGCGACCGCCGAGTAA
- a CDS encoding CPBP family intramembrane glutamic endopeptidase has protein sequence MWTNGSTGSTPVGRASHSRTIWELVIVLGLSLGASAVYSIVSITARLTADTPLGDQTASINTSRSEREWLDFTYQFLDVFFDLFVVALVLYLLWRPGRSAFRRIGFDLTRPWRDLGTGVALVLVIGIPGLALYAAGRALGITVTVVPSPLDTFWWTVPILVLSALRAALVEEVIVVGYLFTRLRELGWGTWGIIGASALLRGTYHLYQGIGPFIGNVAMGVVFGWCYARWGRTMPLVIAHWIIDMASFIGYPLAVAWWPTLFGVPSS, from the coding sequence ATGTGGACGAATGGATCGACTGGATCGACCCCAGTGGGACGCGCGTCCCACTCCCGCACGATCTGGGAGCTCGTCATCGTGCTCGGGCTCTCGCTCGGGGCATCCGCCGTCTACTCCATCGTCTCGATCACGGCCCGCCTCACCGCGGACACCCCGCTCGGCGACCAGACGGCCTCGATCAACACCTCGCGCTCGGAACGCGAGTGGCTCGACTTCACCTACCAGTTCCTCGACGTCTTCTTCGACCTGTTCGTCGTCGCGCTCGTGCTGTACCTGCTCTGGCGGCCCGGCCGCAGCGCCTTCCGCCGCATCGGGTTCGACCTGACCCGCCCGTGGCGCGACCTCGGCACCGGCGTCGCCCTGGTGCTCGTCATCGGCATCCCGGGGCTCGCGCTCTACGCGGCCGGCCGCGCGCTCGGCATCACGGTCACGGTCGTGCCCTCGCCGCTCGACACGTTCTGGTGGACCGTGCCGATCCTCGTGCTCTCGGCGCTCCGCGCCGCGCTGGTCGAGGAGGTGATCGTCGTCGGGTACCTCTTCACGCGGCTGCGCGAGCTCGGCTGGGGCACATGGGGCATCATCGGCGCGAGCGCGCTGCTGCGCGGCACGTACCACCTGTACCAGGGCATCGGCCCGTTCATCGGCAACGTCGCCATGGGCGTCGTGTTCGGCTGGTGCTACGCCCGCTGGGGACGCACCATGCCGCTCGTGATCGCGCACTGGATCATCGACATGGCCTCCTTCATCGGCTACCCACTGGCCGTCGCCTGGTGGCCGACGCTGTTCGGCGTGCCGTCGTCCTGA
- a CDS encoding helix-turn-helix transcriptional regulator, which produces MTHVPTRNTMVGRDAELTVLLDAAHAAADGDTRCVVIGGEPGIGKSRLVEEFLARVGDHPLVLIGRCVGLGDDGLPFQPLRPIVRRLADELGETGLRDAAGGTDALDALRPGRSAPGGGSGMLYEALASALAAAGDERPVVVVVEDLHWADTPSIHALAYLARAAADARLLLLLTVRTPDVPRGHALHGVLAELERLPRAVRIELAPLDRDDVARLCSDPARADELHRRSGGIPFLVEEMDAADGGVPRSLDDLLTARYESVPPEVRRVLRIMSVGGVRVDHADLAAAAGLDDDGLEDAMRQAIDRGLVVADATAYAFRHALLRDVIEGHLLPGERARHHRQFAELLDDRRDERGAAVEASAHWLEARDFGRSFDAALRGLRDAESSFALTTAAAMGDRVLELWDVVDDPDGRAGSDRIGVARRVTDLHSDVGDDARALELVEQCLEIVDPGDLTTRSALIRTQGALWSLLGRPGEERLLGQALALVDADDTPAAPLERVRVLTAQAGAYLLLGDLERTLAAADAAVAEGPAIGTDGTDEAARADNLAASVLLASGRVEESLDRFERSLAMDPVAWRNRVRYAVNVSDAMILLGRHARARDLALGAIGEARRRGVLGAAAGTALSANAAEALVALGDWETADGVIATADVRDEWRDGQRYFERMRWRMLHWRGELADARVLRERLGRRLAEVARFERQLQFGLAIDEAEELLADGHADRALAVVGPLAHDGMTDRAADRLHLLACGARAVAALRSSGADVGPVARRLSAALSPLHDWESAPAWEPLIRAELEPDPEHAAERFADAASAMLDDHGHRHLHAYALVRRAENLLASGDRSAAAASLRDGDHAARALGAGLVVRLADDVARRGALTRDEPVPDDELTARERQVLDLVAEGLSNRQIGERLFISGKTVSVHVSAVLRKLDVSSRTEAAVLARAATGTRAS; this is translated from the coding sequence ATGACCCACGTCCCGACGCGGAACACGATGGTCGGCCGCGACGCCGAGCTCACCGTGCTGCTCGACGCCGCGCACGCCGCTGCCGACGGGGACACCAGGTGCGTCGTCATCGGAGGCGAGCCCGGCATCGGCAAGAGCCGGCTCGTCGAGGAGTTCCTCGCGCGCGTCGGCGATCACCCGCTCGTGCTGATCGGCCGATGCGTCGGACTCGGCGACGACGGGCTCCCGTTCCAGCCGCTGCGCCCCATCGTGCGCCGTCTCGCCGACGAGCTCGGCGAGACGGGCCTCCGCGACGCCGCCGGCGGCACCGACGCACTCGACGCGCTCCGCCCCGGCCGGTCCGCGCCCGGCGGCGGATCGGGGATGCTCTACGAGGCGCTCGCCTCCGCACTCGCGGCCGCGGGTGACGAGCGGCCCGTCGTGGTCGTGGTCGAAGACCTGCACTGGGCCGACACCCCGTCCATACACGCGCTCGCCTACCTGGCCCGCGCAGCGGCGGACGCGCGCCTACTGCTGCTGCTCACCGTGCGGACGCCAGACGTCCCGCGAGGTCATGCACTGCACGGCGTGCTCGCCGAGCTCGAGCGCCTCCCCCGGGCCGTCCGCATCGAGCTCGCGCCGCTCGACCGAGACGACGTGGCACGGCTCTGCAGCGACCCCGCGCGTGCCGACGAGCTGCACCGGCGCAGCGGAGGCATCCCCTTCCTGGTCGAGGAGATGGATGCGGCGGACGGGGGTGTTCCGCGTTCGTTGGACGACCTCCTGACCGCACGCTACGAATCGGTGCCGCCCGAGGTGCGCCGGGTGCTGCGGATCATGTCCGTGGGAGGCGTCAGAGTCGACCACGCCGACCTCGCGGCCGCAGCGGGGCTCGACGACGACGGGCTCGAGGACGCGATGCGGCAGGCGATCGACCGCGGGCTCGTGGTCGCCGACGCGACGGCGTACGCGTTCCGTCACGCACTGCTGCGCGACGTGATCGAGGGCCACCTGCTCCCCGGTGAGCGCGCGCGCCACCATCGTCAGTTCGCGGAGCTGCTCGACGATCGTCGCGACGAACGCGGTGCCGCTGTCGAGGCATCCGCCCACTGGCTGGAGGCGCGAGACTTCGGCCGTTCGTTCGACGCCGCGCTGCGTGGCCTGCGGGATGCGGAATCGAGCTTCGCGCTGACCACGGCCGCAGCCATGGGCGACCGGGTGCTCGAGCTGTGGGACGTGGTCGACGACCCCGACGGTCGAGCGGGAAGCGACCGGATCGGGGTCGCACGGAGGGTCACCGACCTCCACTCCGACGTCGGCGACGACGCGCGGGCCCTCGAACTGGTGGAGCAGTGCCTCGAGATCGTGGATCCGGGCGACCTCACCACCCGATCCGCCCTGATCCGGACCCAGGGAGCGCTGTGGTCGCTGCTCGGGCGCCCGGGCGAGGAGCGGCTGCTCGGACAGGCGCTCGCTCTGGTCGACGCCGACGACACGCCGGCGGCGCCGCTGGAGCGCGTGCGGGTGCTCACGGCGCAGGCGGGCGCGTACCTGCTGCTCGGCGACCTCGAGCGCACGCTCGCCGCCGCCGACGCGGCGGTTGCGGAAGGCCCCGCCATCGGCACGGACGGTACGGACGAGGCCGCACGAGCCGACAACCTCGCAGCGTCGGTGCTGCTTGCATCGGGCCGGGTGGAGGAATCGCTGGACCGCTTCGAGCGCTCGCTCGCGATGGACCCGGTGGCCTGGCGGAATCGGGTTCGGTACGCGGTGAACGTCTCCGACGCCATGATCCTGCTCGGGCGCCACGCACGGGCCCGGGATCTCGCCCTCGGCGCCATCGGCGAGGCACGTCGGCGCGGAGTGCTCGGAGCCGCCGCCGGGACCGCCCTCTCGGCCAACGCCGCCGAGGCGCTCGTCGCCCTCGGCGACTGGGAGACGGCGGACGGGGTGATCGCGACGGCCGACGTCCGGGACGAGTGGCGCGACGGTCAGCGGTACTTCGAGCGCATGCGCTGGCGCATGCTGCACTGGCGGGGCGAGCTCGCCGACGCCCGCGTCCTGCGGGAGCGACTCGGGCGACGGCTCGCGGAGGTCGCCCGGTTCGAACGGCAGCTGCAGTTCGGCCTCGCCATCGACGAGGCCGAGGAGCTCCTTGCCGACGGTCACGCGGACCGCGCCCTCGCGGTGGTCGGTCCGCTCGCCCACGACGGCATGACGGACCGCGCGGCGGACCGACTGCACCTGCTCGCCTGCGGCGCACGAGCCGTCGCCGCCCTGCGTTCCTCGGGCGCGGATGTCGGTCCCGTCGCCCGCCGCCTCTCCGCGGCGCTGTCCCCGTTGCACGACTGGGAGTCGGCACCCGCGTGGGAGCCCCTCATCCGCGCGGAGCTCGAGCCCGACCCCGAACACGCGGCCGAGCGCTTCGCCGACGCCGCGTCCGCCATGCTCGACGACCACGGCCACCGGCACCTGCATGCCTATGCGCTGGTGCGCCGAGCCGAGAACCTGCTGGCGAGCGGCGACAGGTCCGCTGCCGCCGCCTCGCTGCGAGACGGCGACCACGCGGCGCGCGCGCTGGGGGCCGGCCTCGTCGTGCGACTCGCCGATGACGTCGCACGACGGGGCGCGCTCACGCGCGACGAGCCGGTCCCCGACGACGAGCTCACCGCACGCGAGCGCCAGGTCCTCGACCTCGTCGCCGAGGGCCTGTCGAACCGGCAGATCGGCGAACGCCTCTTCATCAGCGGCAAGACCGTCAGCGTCCACGTCTCCGCGGTGCTGCGCAAGCTCGACGTGTCCAGCCGCACGGAGGCCGCGGTGCTCGCGCGCGCAGCCACGGGAACCCGCGCGTCCTGA
- a CDS encoding helix-turn-helix transcriptional regulator — MLVIEDVHWADASTMAVVQYAIRLVRDARAMLVLTARTAELPRGHRLRTDLAELDRLRAVSRIELPRLTREGVEQMAGVAHADRVDELYARSGGIPFFVEELLGASAHDLPHSLTDLLAARYERLSSDTRAALRLMAVGGVRVEHELLESVHGGETESLERAIREAVDGGLLVTDRSGYAFRHALVREVVDGELMPGERSRYHARYAEALQSRPGPGIDVEISTHFLAARRYDEAFAAARRAIEESERSYAMSTVAAMAERMIDIWDQVADAEAVAGMSRVDLLQAAAHAHRAAGNAVRAIPLTELAMESAGDDPLLMAGLLGDNGRDLYRIGEPGALALMERGLALIADDPSHEALVLRAEILADLSAAHMMQGSDDTLDIAERALEVGASAGEDGHRAASIGANIAGVALVDWGRVEQGMERFAQAREFAGDDWAPRVRLAINLSDSLLQLGRYREAVEVAESALEEARERGEERGTGVMLSSNAAEPLFALGEWDRARRILDRTLRSDAPMAFRRFLEHMQLWMLVWSGDLDAANEWNRMIRARRDEVGRIERQVETGAAYDEAELLLANGDPAAAFARLEPIIFDGRDDRPADRLLHLATAARAVGAMRDLGVAPLRPPDDLRAALDALQHWESAPVWTAIANAELTDDPAERAHAWQPALDLLAAGNGHRHLFGYGLVRQGTALLDAGDREAAAERLARGRAEAETLGSGLVVRMADDVTGRAGLRLGASADRTGRGDAELTAREQQVLDLVAEGLSNREIGERLFISGKTVSVHVSAVLRKLGVGSRTEAAAVASAARASRD; from the coding sequence GTGCTCGTCATCGAGGACGTGCACTGGGCGGATGCCTCCACGATGGCCGTCGTCCAGTACGCCATCCGCCTCGTGCGCGACGCCCGCGCCATGCTGGTACTCACCGCCCGCACCGCCGAACTGCCGCGCGGGCACCGACTGCGCACCGACCTCGCGGAACTCGACCGCCTGCGCGCCGTCTCGCGCATCGAACTGCCCCGGCTGACCCGGGAGGGCGTCGAGCAGATGGCGGGCGTCGCGCACGCCGACCGGGTCGACGAGCTCTACGCGCGCAGCGGAGGCATCCCCTTCTTCGTCGAGGAACTGCTCGGAGCGAGCGCACACGACCTGCCGCACTCGCTCACCGACCTGCTCGCGGCACGGTACGAGCGCCTCTCGAGCGACACGCGGGCCGCGCTCCGGCTCATGGCGGTGGGCGGCGTGCGGGTCGAGCACGAACTGCTCGAGTCCGTGCACGGCGGCGAAACCGAGTCGCTCGAGCGCGCGATCCGCGAGGCGGTCGACGGCGGGCTGCTCGTCACCGACCGATCGGGCTACGCGTTCCGGCACGCGCTCGTGCGCGAGGTCGTCGACGGCGAGCTGATGCCCGGCGAGCGCTCGCGGTACCACGCGCGGTACGCCGAGGCGCTGCAGTCGCGGCCCGGACCCGGCATCGACGTCGAGATCTCGACGCACTTCCTGGCCGCACGACGATACGACGAGGCGTTCGCGGCGGCCCGACGCGCGATCGAGGAATCCGAGCGCTCGTACGCGATGTCGACGGTCGCGGCGATGGCCGAACGCATGATCGACATCTGGGACCAGGTGGCCGACGCCGAGGCCGTCGCCGGCATGTCGCGCGTCGACCTGCTCCAGGCCGCGGCGCACGCGCACCGCGCCGCGGGCAACGCCGTTCGCGCGATTCCGCTCACGGAGCTCGCGATGGAATCCGCGGGCGACGACCCGCTGCTCATGGCAGGCCTGCTCGGAGACAACGGTCGCGACCTGTACCGCATCGGCGAGCCCGGTGCGCTGGCGCTCATGGAGCGCGGGCTCGCGCTCATCGCCGACGATCCGTCGCACGAGGCACTCGTCCTGCGCGCCGAGATCCTCGCGGACCTGAGCGCCGCGCACATGATGCAGGGCAGCGACGACACGCTCGACATCGCCGAGCGCGCACTCGAGGTGGGAGCGTCGGCCGGCGAGGACGGGCACCGCGCGGCATCCATCGGTGCCAACATCGCCGGAGTCGCACTCGTCGACTGGGGTCGCGTCGAGCAGGGCATGGAGCGATTCGCCCAAGCACGTGAGTTCGCCGGCGACGACTGGGCACCGCGCGTGCGCCTCGCGATCAACCTGTCGGATTCGCTCCTCCAGCTCGGCCGATACCGGGAGGCCGTCGAAGTGGCGGAGTCCGCGCTCGAGGAGGCCCGGGAGCGGGGCGAGGAGCGCGGCACCGGCGTGATGCTCTCCTCGAACGCGGCCGAACCGCTCTTCGCACTCGGCGAGTGGGACCGCGCCCGACGCATCCTGGACCGCACGCTGCGCTCCGACGCGCCGATGGCGTTCCGCAGGTTCCTGGAGCACATGCAGCTCTGGATGCTCGTGTGGTCGGGCGACCTCGACGCTGCGAACGAGTGGAACCGGATGATCCGCGCCCGTCGCGACGAGGTCGGGCGCATCGAACGCCAGGTGGAGACCGGCGCCGCGTACGACGAGGCGGAGCTGCTGCTCGCGAACGGCGACCCCGCGGCCGCGTTCGCCCGGCTCGAGCCGATCATCTTCGACGGACGCGACGACCGGCCCGCCGATCGACTGCTGCACCTCGCCACCGCCGCACGCGCCGTGGGCGCGATGCGCGATCTCGGCGTGGCTCCCCTGCGACCGCCCGATGACCTGCGCGCAGCCCTCGACGCCCTGCAGCACTGGGAGTCGGCCCCGGTGTGGACCGCGATCGCGAACGCCGAGCTGACCGACGACCCGGCGGAGCGCGCGCACGCGTGGCAGCCCGCGCTCGACCTGCTCGCCGCGGGCAACGGCCACCGGCACCTGTTCGGCTACGGGCTGGTGCGCCAGGGCACGGCGCTGCTCGACGCCGGCGACCGCGAGGCCGCAGCCGAGCGCCTCGCCCGGGGTCGCGCCGAGGCCGAGACGCTCGGGAGCGGCCTGGTCGTGCGGATGGCGGACGACGTCACCGGGCGTGCGGGGCTGCGGCTCGGGGCATCCGCCGACCGCACCGGGCGCGGCGACGCCGAGCTCACCGCGCGCGAGCAGCAGGTGCTCGACCTCGTCGCCGAGGGGCTGTCGAACCGCGAGATCGGCGAGCGGCTCTTCATCAGCGGCAAGACCGTGAGCGTGCACGTCTCCGCCGTGCTGCGCAAGCTCGGAGTGGGGTCTCGCACGGAGGCGGCGGCGGTCGCCTCCGCCGCTCGGGCGAGCCGGGACTGA
- the gcvP gene encoding aminomethyl-transferring glycine dehydrogenase, which yields MLATLGYDSLDALVDAAVPSAIQMREVISSSIPEAATELRALAELRALADENTVRTSMIGLGYFGTITPAVIQRNVLENPSWYTAYTPYQPEISQGRLEAMLNFQTMVADLTGLDTANASMLDEGTAVVEGMLLARRASKAKTSRFVVDADALPQTLALLRSRAEAVGIELAELPLADTDPSELGECFGAFVQYPGASGRIWDPTAVFEAVHAGGGIAVAAADLLAMTLVTPPGELGADVAVGTSQRFGVPMGFGGPHAGYMAVRKGLERQLPGRLVGVSQDAAGHPAYRLSLQAREQHIRREKATSNICTAQVLLAVMASMYAVYHGPRGLRAIAARTAGMGHLLADLLADLGQTVVHDAYFDTIRVVVPGTADRVVERARELGVHLWAADEATVQVSVDETTTFDELHLVTRAFGGPEERGSIALEGTAIPAALERTTAYLEHPVFNTHHSETAMMRYLKLLGDRDYALDRGMIPLGSCTMKLNAATEMQAVTWPEFANLHPFAPEADVVGSLALIEQLESWLAEVTGYDTVSLQPNAGSQGELAGLLAIRGYHRANGEAERTVCLIPQSAHGTNAASAVLAGMRVVVVACDDRGNVDLDDLRQKIDANAAEIAALMITYPSTHGVYEHDVMDITQAVHDAGGQVYVDGANLNALLGTARFGDFGGDVSHLNLHKTFCIPHGGGGPGVGPVAAKAHLAPYLPGHPMAQRADHRELVHGGGPVSAAPYGSPSILPISWAYIRMMGSEGLREATAAAVLAANYVAERLRDHYPVLYTGNNGLVAHECIIDVRPLTQATGVTVDDVAKRLIDYGFHAPTMSFPVAGTLMVEPTESEDLAELERFVEAMIAIKAEADAVGRGEFPADDNPLRNAPHTAESIAVGEWTHPYTREQAVFPVHSLVRTKYWPPVRRVDQAYGDRNLVCACPPVEAFA from the coding sequence ATGCTGGCGACCCTCGGCTACGACTCGCTCGACGCGCTCGTCGACGCGGCCGTTCCGAGTGCGATCCAGATGCGCGAGGTCATCTCCTCGTCGATCCCCGAGGCGGCGACCGAGCTGCGGGCGCTCGCCGAGCTGCGGGCGCTCGCCGACGAGAACACCGTGCGCACGTCGATGATCGGCCTCGGCTACTTCGGCACGATCACCCCGGCCGTGATCCAGCGCAACGTGCTCGAGAACCCGTCCTGGTACACCGCGTACACGCCGTACCAGCCGGAGATCTCGCAGGGCCGCCTCGAGGCGATGCTGAACTTCCAGACCATGGTCGCCGACCTCACCGGGCTCGACACGGCCAACGCGTCGATGCTCGACGAGGGCACGGCGGTGGTCGAGGGGATGCTGCTGGCCCGCCGCGCATCGAAGGCGAAGACGAGCCGCTTCGTGGTCGACGCCGACGCGCTGCCGCAGACGCTCGCGCTGCTGCGCTCGCGCGCCGAGGCCGTGGGCATCGAGCTCGCCGAGCTGCCGCTTGCCGACACCGACCCGTCCGAGCTGGGGGAGTGCTTCGGCGCGTTCGTGCAGTACCCCGGTGCGTCCGGCCGCATCTGGGACCCGACGGCCGTGTTCGAGGCCGTGCACGCGGGCGGCGGCATCGCCGTCGCCGCAGCCGACCTGCTCGCGATGACGCTCGTCACCCCGCCCGGCGAGCTCGGCGCCGATGTCGCGGTCGGCACCTCGCAGCGCTTCGGCGTTCCGATGGGCTTCGGCGGTCCGCACGCGGGCTACATGGCCGTGCGGAAGGGGCTCGAGCGCCAGCTGCCCGGGCGACTCGTGGGGGTGTCGCAGGATGCCGCGGGGCATCCGGCCTACCGGCTCAGCCTCCAGGCGCGCGAGCAGCACATCCGTCGCGAGAAGGCGACGTCGAACATCTGCACTGCGCAGGTGCTGCTGGCCGTGATGGCGTCGATGTACGCGGTGTACCACGGCCCGCGCGGCCTGCGAGCGATCGCGGCCCGCACCGCGGGAATGGGGCACCTGCTCGCCGACTTGCTCGCCGACCTCGGCCAGACGGTCGTGCACGACGCCTACTTCGACACGATCCGCGTGGTCGTGCCGGGCACCGCCGACCGAGTGGTCGAGCGCGCCCGCGAGCTGGGCGTGCACCTGTGGGCCGCCGACGAGGCGACCGTGCAGGTCTCGGTCGACGAGACCACCACGTTCGACGAGCTGCACCTCGTGACGCGCGCCTTCGGCGGGCCCGAGGAGCGCGGTTCGATCGCGCTGGAGGGCACCGCGATCCCGGCTGCACTCGAGCGCACCACCGCCTACCTCGAGCACCCGGTGTTCAACACGCACCACTCCGAGACGGCGATGATGCGGTACCTGAAGCTCCTCGGCGACCGCGATTACGCGCTCGACCGCGGCATGATCCCGCTCGGTTCGTGCACCATGAAGCTGAACGCGGCCACCGAGATGCAGGCCGTCACCTGGCCGGAGTTCGCGAACCTGCATCCGTTCGCCCCCGAGGCCGACGTGGTCGGCTCGCTCGCGCTGATCGAGCAGCTCGAGTCGTGGCTCGCCGAGGTGACCGGGTACGACACCGTGTCGCTGCAGCCGAACGCGGGCAGCCAGGGCGAGCTCGCGGGCCTGCTCGCGATCCGCGGCTACCACCGTGCGAACGGCGAGGCGGAGCGCACGGTGTGCCTCATCCCGCAGAGCGCGCACGGCACCAACGCGGCATCCGCCGTGCTCGCCGGCATGCGCGTGGTGGTCGTGGCCTGCGACGACCGCGGCAACGTCGACCTCGACGACCTGCGCCAGAAGATCGACGCCAACGCGGCCGAGATCGCCGCGCTCATGATCACCTACCCGTCGACGCACGGCGTCTACGAGCACGACGTGATGGACATCACGCAGGCTGTGCACGACGCAGGCGGCCAGGTCTACGTCGACGGCGCGAACCTCAACGCGCTGCTCGGCACGGCACGGTTCGGCGACTTCGGCGGCGACGTGTCGCACCTCAACCTGCACAAGACGTTCTGCATCCCGCACGGCGGCGGCGGCCCCGGCGTCGGCCCGGTCGCGGCGAAGGCGCACCTCGCGCCGTACCTGCCCGGCCACCCGATGGCGCAGCGCGCCGACCACCGCGAGCTCGTGCACGGCGGCGGCCCGGTGTCGGCGGCGCCGTACGGCAGCCCATCGATCCTGCCGATCTCGTGGGCCTACATCCGCATGATGGGCTCCGAGGGGCTGCGCGAGGCGACGGCCGCCGCGGTGCTCGCCGCGAACTACGTCGCCGAGCGCCTGCGCGACCACTACCCGGTGCTCTACACGGGCAACAACGGGCTGGTCGCGCACGAGTGCATCATCGACGTGCGCCCGCTCACCCAGGCGACCGGCGTCACGGTCGACGACGTGGCGAAGCGCCTCATCGACTACGGCTTCCACGCGCCGACCATGTCGTTCCCGGTCGCGGGCACGCTCATGGTCGAGCCGACCGAGTCGGAGGACCTCGCGGAGCTCGAGCGCTTCGTCGAGGCGATGATCGCGATCAAGGCCGAGGCCGACGCGGTGGGCCGCGGCGAGTTCCCCGCCGACGACAACCCGCTGCGCAACGCCCCGCACACGGCCGAGTCGATCGCGGTCGGCGAGTGGACCCACCCGTACACGCGCGAGCAGGCCGTCTTCCCGGTGCACTCGCTCGTGCGCACGAAGTACTGGCCGCCGGTGCGCCGCGTCGACCAGGCCTACGGCGACCGCAACCTCGTCTGCGCGTGCCCGCCCGTGGAGGCGTTCGCGTAG